The Candidatus Saccharibacteria bacterium genome includes a region encoding these proteins:
- the rplP gene encoding 50S ribosomal protein L16 has product MLMPKRTKYRKIRKGKIRGVATSGHEIAFGTYALQSQGMDRITARQIESARQAMTRHIKRGGKIWIRIFPHTAVSRKPQDVKMGSGKGNPEFFVAKVRPGTILFEMQGVPEATAREAMRLAAHKLPIRTKFLVKEEA; this is encoded by the coding sequence ATGTTAATGCCTAAGCGTACAAAATACCGCAAAATCCGTAAAGGAAAAATTCGTGGTGTCGCTACGTCGGGACACGAGATTGCCTTTGGGACGTACGCATTACAGTCTCAAGGAATGGATCGGATTACAGCTCGACAAATTGAATCTGCTCGTCAAGCGATGACACGCCATATAAAGCGCGGCGGTAAGATTTGGATCAGGATATTCCCTCATACTGCTGTCTCACGCAAACCACAGGACGTAAAAATGGGTAGTGGCAAAGGTAACCCCGAGTTTTTCGTTGCTAAGGTGCGACCAGGCACAATTTTGTTCGAGATGCAGGGAGTACCAGAAGCTACTGCTCGTGAAGCAATGAGACTAGCCGCACATAAGTTACCGATTAGAACCAAATTTCTAGTCAAGGAGGAGGCGTAA
- the rpmC gene encoding 50S ribosomal protein L29: MKIMEIRKLSTAELTTESTKLRDEIAELKRRLHMGELQNNRIIREKRKDLARMLTVLSEQLTKENI; encoded by the coding sequence ATGAAGATTATGGAAATACGTAAATTATCAACCGCTGAATTGACTACCGAGAGTACTAAATTGCGTGATGAAATCGCTGAACTAAAGCGACGTCTTCACATGGGCGAATTACAAAATAACCGCATTATTCGTGAGAAACGAAAAGATCTAGCTCGTATGTTGACCGTCCTCAGCGAGCAACTCACAAAGGAGAACATCTAA
- the rpsQ gene encoding 30S ribosomal protein S17, whose product MAKSFVGVVSSDKAHKSIVVTVQTHKTHPIYKKQYVSTKNFMAHDETNQAKKGDKVLIEETKPLSARKRFILKDILNRAAIQHTEASIEVPGVASKDEQEEQA is encoded by the coding sequence ATGGCTAAATCATTTGTTGGTGTTGTTTCGTCTGATAAAGCACATAAATCAATCGTTGTTACTGTGCAGACTCACAAAACGCACCCTATCTACAAAAAACAATATGTTTCTACAAAGAATTTTATGGCTCATGACGAGACTAATCAGGCTAAAAAAGGTGACAAGGTTCTAATTGAAGAAACTAAACCTTTGAGTGCTCGTAAACGATTTATATTGAAAGACATTTTAAATCGCGCAGCTATACAACACACTGAAGCTTCGATCGAAGTTCCTGGCGTTGCGTCGAAAGACGAACAGGAGGAGCAAGCATGA
- the rplN gene encoding 50S ribosomal protein L14, with protein sequence MISQESRLGVCDNSGAKEILCIRVLGGTKRRYARVGDTIVASVKQASPTGNVKKKTVVQAVIVRTRDTIRRKDGSTIRFDENAAVIIGDDKQPKATRIFGPVPRELRDKGYAKIISLAPEVL encoded by the coding sequence ATGATTTCTCAAGAATCACGTTTAGGCGTCTGCGATAACAGCGGCGCAAAAGAAATCCTTTGCATTAGAGTTCTGGGTGGCACCAAAAGGCGTTACGCTCGTGTTGGTGATACTATCGTAGCTTCAGTAAAACAAGCCAGTCCAACAGGGAATGTCAAAAAGAAGACAGTTGTTCAAGCTGTCATTGTCCGAACTCGAGATACTATTCGACGTAAAGATGGGTCAACAATTAGATTTGATGAAAACGCTGCAGTAATAATCGGTGATGACAAACAACCAAAGGCAACCCGAATATTTGGCCCGGTACCTCGTGAGCTACGAGACAAGGGCTACGCCAAGATAATCAGCCTAGCTCCGGAGGTACTATAA
- the rplX gene encoding 50S ribosomal protein L24: protein MSTKYKVQSSKVYKIRLKKGDTVIVRSGKHKGQTGKITAVHPTENTVTVEGINIVKKHQKPNKAYPQGGIIEITKPISVSKVAMYDSVNKKPSRIGFEIDKDGNKKRVLKTSGKEVK, encoded by the coding sequence ATGAGTACAAAGTATAAAGTACAAAGTTCGAAGGTATATAAAATTCGATTAAAAAAAGGCGATACTGTAATTGTTCGTTCCGGTAAGCATAAAGGGCAAACCGGTAAAATTACAGCGGTACACCCGACTGAAAATACTGTAACGGTTGAAGGAATTAATATTGTCAAAAAACACCAAAAGCCTAACAAGGCGTATCCACAAGGCGGCATTATTGAAATAACTAAACCAATATCAGTAAGTAAGGTAGCGATGTATGACTCTGTCAATAAGAAACCGTCGCGAATTGGCTTTGAAATTGATAAAGACGGTAATAAGAAGCGTGTTCTTAAGACGTCTGGCAAGGAGGTGAAATGA
- the rplE gene encoding 50S ribosomal protein L5 has protein sequence MAETKAKTPIATARLKQQYNDTYARELLKELGLKNFNQVPMLQKIVINVGLGKAKDDKKAIEVAGNTIRKITGQQPVDTYAKASIAGFKLREGNKIGIKVTLRGDKMYEFMDRLINIVLPRLRDFHGVSTKSFDKSGNFSLGIPDQSVFPELTFDETTTTHGLQTIFVVDCEEAAHSRALLEKFGMPFEKSNQQSKGAK, from the coding sequence ATGGCTGAAACTAAAGCAAAGACACCAATAGCTACTGCTCGTCTGAAACAGCAGTATAACGACACCTATGCTAGGGAACTACTAAAAGAGCTCGGTCTTAAGAACTTTAACCAGGTACCAATGTTACAGAAAATTGTTATTAACGTAGGTCTTGGGAAGGCTAAAGACGACAAAAAGGCTATAGAAGTAGCAGGCAATACAATCCGTAAAATAACCGGACAACAGCCGGTTGATACCTACGCCAAAGCTTCAATCGCAGGTTTTAAATTGCGTGAAGGAAATAAGATCGGCATAAAGGTAACTTTACGTGGCGATAAAATGTATGAATTCATGGATCGACTCATAAATATAGTGCTTCCGAGATTGCGTGACTTCCATGGCGTAAGTACAAAATCGTTTGATAAATCTGGAAACTTTAGCTTAGGAATTCCTGACCAATCCGTTTTCCCGGAATTAACTTTTGATGAGACGACTACAACGCATGGCTTACAGACAATATTTGTTGTTGATTGCGAAGAAGCCGCACATTCCAGGGCACTTTTAGAGAAGTTTGGTATGCCGTTTGAGAAATCTAATCAGCAAAGTAAGGGGGCTAAGTAA
- the rpsN gene encoding 30S ribosomal protein S14 encodes MAKKAIVARDAKRQKMIQKYAAKRAELKAMGDREGLHKLPRNSSPTRWKNRCAETGRPHAYMRQFGLNRISFREHASKGEIPGVTKSSW; translated from the coding sequence ATGGCCAAAAAAGCAATTGTGGCACGTGATGCCAAACGACAGAAAATGATTCAAAAGTATGCCGCCAAGCGAGCTGAATTAAAAGCTATGGGGGATCGTGAAGGTTTACATAAGCTACCTCGAAACAGCTCACCGACTCGTTGGAAGAATCGATGCGCCGAAACCGGACGTCCGCATGCTTATATGCGTCAATTTGGTTTAAACCGAATTAGTTTTCGTGAGCACGCAAGTAAGGGAGAAATACCAGGCGTTACTAAATCAAGCTGGTAG
- the rpsH gene encoding 30S ribosomal protein S8: MSTVTTDPIADMLSRIRNAIAVRKTEINLPHSKVKQSIAELLKTNRFIDDVKVADASIGKSLKIMIHDDNSNARITEIVRLSKPGRRYYASADKIPTVKRGRGLVVVSTSKGLMTGQDAKKQGVGGELICKVY, from the coding sequence ATGTCAACAGTTACAACCGACCCAATCGCCGACATGCTCTCACGGATTCGTAATGCTATTGCGGTTCGCAAGACAGAAATTAACCTTCCGCATAGCAAGGTTAAACAATCAATCGCAGAACTGTTAAAAACAAACCGCTTTATTGATGATGTTAAAGTTGCTGATGCCAGCATCGGAAAGTCATTAAAAATCATGATTCACGATGATAATTCAAATGCTCGAATCACTGAGATTGTCAGATTAAGCAAACCAGGACGGCGTTATTATGCCAGTGCAGATAAAATACCGACCGTAAAACGTGGCCGTGGACTGGTTGTTGTCAGCACCAGTAAGGGCTTAATGACCGGTCAAGACGCCAAAAAGCAAGGTGTCGGCGGCGAATTAATTTGTAAAGTTTATTAG